The Sphingobium aromaticiconvertens genome has a segment encoding these proteins:
- a CDS encoding NAD kinase yields the protein MNMEVRRALVASPTQASKAAEERLRAAYDFVPVEQAEMIVALGGDGFMLQTLHAMLESRRIVPIFGMNLGTVGFLMNEWRLERLEQRMQAAKAFKVNPLRMTVDTVDGERFSIPAINEVSLLRETRQTAKLEVAVNDRIVLPELVCDGVLVATPAGSTAYNLSAHGPILPLGSGLVALTPISPFRPRRWRGAILPENTAIRFRILDPVKRPVSAVADQREVRDIASVDVKIDRATPLTLLFDPEHTLDDRIAAEQFIA from the coding sequence ATGAACATGGAAGTACGGCGCGCCCTTGTCGCGTCCCCCACCCAGGCTTCCAAGGCTGCGGAGGAGAGGCTGCGCGCCGCCTATGACTTCGTGCCGGTCGAACAGGCCGAGATGATCGTTGCATTGGGTGGCGACGGCTTCATGCTCCAGACCCTGCACGCCATGTTGGAAAGCCGCCGGATCGTGCCAATCTTTGGCATGAACCTGGGCACGGTCGGCTTTTTGATGAACGAATGGCGGCTGGAACGGCTGGAACAGCGTATGCAGGCGGCCAAGGCGTTCAAGGTCAATCCGCTAAGGATGACGGTGGACACGGTGGATGGAGAGCGCTTCTCTATCCCCGCCATCAATGAAGTGTCGCTGCTGCGCGAAACCCGCCAGACCGCCAAGCTGGAGGTCGCGGTCAACGATCGCATCGTCCTGCCGGAGTTGGTTTGCGATGGCGTGCTGGTCGCGACTCCTGCGGGGTCGACCGCCTATAATCTATCGGCCCATGGCCCCATCCTGCCGCTCGGCTCCGGCTTGGTCGCGTTGACGCCGATCAGCCCCTTTCGTCCGCGCCGCTGGCGCGGTGCCATCTTGCCCGAAAATACCGCGATTCGCTTTCGCATACTTGACCCGGTCAAGCGCCCGGTCAGTGCGGTCGCCGACCAGCGCGAAGTGCGCGACATCGCCAGCGTGGACGTAAAGATTGATCGCGCCACCCCGTTAACCTTGTTGTTTGACCCCGAACATACGCTGGACGACCGCATCGCCGCCGAGCAGTTCATCGCGTAA
- a CDS encoding recombinase family protein: protein MARPRKPKAQQTGRGRPAGTEKAVLYARVSTAEQEKEGFSIDAQVALVREYAERMGLLIVEQYVDVETAKKTGRTQFEAMLKYLRGHPGVRHLLVEKTDRLYRNIKDWVTLDGFDIELHLVKEGTVLSRDSRSSEKFMHGIKVLMAKNYVDNLSEEARKGMLEKAKQGIWPSQAPLGYLNVVGPLGKKIIVPDPDLAPIVTRVFEWFETGDYALKDVTQKARAAGLRYRRSQRPVGISTIHYMLRNRLYAGAFEWAGRLFQGTHEPIVTRETWENVQEVLDGRSASNVRAEPLRFAFTGLITCGHCGCAVVAQMQRGRYIYYHCSGFKQKCPEKYVREEALAKAFSEQLARLHMDDEVFSLIERAIRESHTDKSRERVEAIARLRADADRLQHRLDTLYVDNLDGRISSDMHDRMAATWREERAVCLRRLDALHNAEDAFVDDGIALLNLARKAHSTFNLQSQNGKNIALNLLVLNSTWANGQLTVTFREPFDMLEKIVSGAPPAEPPTGSGGSGVSSWLPE from the coding sequence ATGGCACGCCCACGTAAACCCAAAGCGCAGCAAACTGGTCGGGGACGCCCCGCCGGAACCGAGAAGGCTGTCCTCTATGCTCGCGTATCTACCGCTGAGCAGGAAAAGGAAGGCTTCTCGATCGACGCCCAGGTGGCTCTAGTGCGTGAATACGCCGAGCGCATGGGTCTCCTCATCGTCGAGCAGTACGTAGACGTTGAAACCGCCAAAAAAACGGGTCGAACTCAGTTTGAGGCGATGCTCAAGTATCTTCGCGGGCATCCAGGCGTCCGACATCTGCTGGTGGAAAAGACGGACAGGCTCTATCGCAACATCAAAGACTGGGTAACGCTTGATGGGTTCGACATCGAGCTCCATCTGGTCAAGGAAGGAACGGTCCTCTCTCGCGATTCGCGCTCTTCGGAAAAGTTCATGCATGGGATCAAGGTTCTCATGGCCAAGAACTATGTGGACAATCTGTCCGAAGAGGCCCGCAAGGGCATGCTGGAGAAGGCGAAGCAGGGCATCTGGCCCTCTCAGGCGCCTTTGGGGTATCTCAACGTCGTCGGGCCTCTTGGGAAGAAAATTATCGTTCCTGACCCCGACCTCGCACCCATCGTAACCCGCGTCTTCGAATGGTTCGAGACTGGCGATTATGCTCTGAAGGACGTTACACAAAAAGCGAGAGCTGCCGGCCTCCGCTATCGTCGCAGCCAACGGCCGGTTGGAATCAGCACAATCCACTACATGCTTCGGAACCGGCTCTACGCAGGGGCTTTCGAGTGGGCAGGACGCCTTTTTCAGGGAACCCATGAGCCGATCGTAACCCGTGAGACATGGGAGAACGTCCAGGAGGTTCTGGACGGTCGCAGCGCGAGCAATGTTCGTGCCGAGCCATTACGATTTGCGTTCACGGGCCTTATCACGTGCGGACACTGTGGGTGTGCGGTCGTGGCTCAGATGCAGCGTGGCCGCTACATTTATTACCACTGTTCCGGATTCAAGCAGAAATGCCCTGAGAAGTACGTCCGAGAGGAAGCCTTAGCAAAGGCATTTTCGGAGCAACTCGCCCGTTTGCACATGGATGACGAGGTCTTCTCGCTCATCGAGCGGGCTATTCGCGAATCTCATACAGATAAGAGCCGGGAGCGGGTTGAGGCGATTGCCCGACTGCGGGCAGACGCCGATCGGCTACAGCACCGCCTGGACACTCTTTATGTCGATAATCTTGACGGTCGGATATCGAGCGACATGCATGATCGAATGGCAGCGACGTGGCGCGAAGAGCGGGCGGTCTGTCTACGGCGACTAGATGCCCTCCACAATGCGGAAGACGCTTTCGTCGACGATGGTATCGCGCTGCTGAATCTTGCTCGGAAGGCTCACTCAACCTTCAACCTACAGTCACAAAACGGCAAAAACATCGCTTTGAATCTGTTGGTTTTGAACAGCACGTGGGCAAACGGCCAGCTGACGGTCACCTTCCGCGAACCATTTGATATGCTTGAGAAAATTGTGTCTGGAGCCCCGCCCGCCGAGCCCCCGACCGGGTCGGGTGGCTCTGGAGTTTCAAGTTGGCTCCCCGAGTAG
- a CDS encoding lytic transglycosylase domain-containing protein yields the protein MIANARHTRRLLTLLILIVAPAGANARPVAAAIHEARIGDCIRQASGGRAWLEKTLWGLRDQEAGWIGAEIANTNGTHDLGPLQVNSFWVPKLANAVGRPPADVRAWLIRDPCFNVQAARWIFLKGLSVTRDYWKAVGVYHSPTAWRQRRYAAAVSRHLANRFGSRVFGSDRSSVKQ from the coding sequence ATGATCGCTAACGCCAGACATACCCGCCGGCTTCTGACGCTGCTCATCCTGATTGTTGCTCCAGCGGGCGCGAATGCGCGGCCTGTGGCGGCGGCTATTCACGAGGCTCGCATAGGTGACTGCATTCGGCAGGCATCAGGCGGCCGTGCTTGGCTTGAAAAAACCTTATGGGGTCTGCGCGACCAAGAGGCAGGCTGGATCGGTGCCGAAATCGCCAACACCAACGGCACGCATGACCTCGGTCCACTTCAGGTCAACAGCTTCTGGGTGCCGAAGCTCGCTAATGCTGTGGGTCGCCCGCCCGCCGACGTGCGCGCTTGGCTGATTCGCGATCCATGCTTCAACGTGCAGGCGGCGAGATGGATATTCCTCAAAGGCCTGTCCGTAACACGCGACTATTGGAAAGCGGTCGGCGTCTATCATAGTCCAACGGCTTGGCGACAGCGAAGGTATGCCGCCGCCGTATCGCGCCATCTGGCGAATCGCTTCGGTAGCCGCGTCTTTGGCTCTGATCGCTCGTCGGTGAAGCAATGA
- the mobF gene encoding MobF family relaxase, which translates to MINPIRLKGKPANIARYYTVGDYYTKGADEHSEWGGKIAAELGLEGKVDPGVFKELLAGKVGDQQLGRRRKDGNIQHHPGWDFAVNAPKSVSIMALVAGDDRIVQAHERAVGVALSYLEEHATMRHRVDREVVEKTTGRLIYARFTEHASRELDPHLHTHVVVMNITDERDGAKKVSLETRAMFAEQMAAGQVYRNELAHLLKELGYEVEFDPRRGLFEIKGVPRDLITEMSQRAEQIEAHAKEHGLTGQAARQQAFYVTRGPKQKVSLEDLHLRWDGRLGQHAEAVNETRASADRAGQRKIEVELATAARAMLFGLRQSEGKEAVNNLGRLLQTALASHVGEVRLSDIRPVVEEHQARAKLLETRHRTGDEIHTRGRTTRKTARLEMALSDHLALALNDARPLASVEALRDAGIAHNLLSEQRTALLHIGTTDHRVVAVHGVAGSGKSTIIGALREAVGESATLIALAPTSSAAGELGQKANIESRTVASLLATGGARLDDSHVLLIDEAGQLGNRQAIRLLEISRTTGARIILLGDTRQTGAIEQGKPFWLMMRLGMPRAELKDPIRQQDDKIMQAVRLARLQNYDGSIGALDKVISGETSEKLAESLVADWTRLTPEGRAKTNILVLENATRLIVNTKVREALKTEDAIAAEETRLSILSPSGMSDQEKHFARFYSRGQVVVFSRDNVGLGIARDAEYKVIGVGRDARGRQTVNLVDEHGRSIHWDPRLGRASQINVFREEARVLAAGDRIQWRLVNKDLDLKNAERGTVERLDGTLATIRWDRDGRNQEIDLSQHKNWDHGYGETVYSAQSKTYDRVYVLAPVNSPLVTGQNYYTAITRARFGAKLWTEDRKRLVEKLKQRSGEKTSSLQGLGRIERDSVRGRTARHGERWDRLRAEQRTDREAREAREDRSAAQREPSEISRPRGIAKRIASRAQSAATILDRWIVSLLDRSPAQAEDHEDGRSATTAPRPAPESAHAPSQDHDAGHDR; encoded by the coding sequence ATGATCAATCCCATCCGCCTGAAGGGGAAACCCGCGAACATCGCCCGCTACTATACCGTCGGCGACTATTACACCAAAGGTGCCGACGAGCACTCCGAATGGGGTGGCAAGATCGCCGCCGAACTCGGCCTTGAAGGGAAGGTCGATCCCGGCGTTTTCAAGGAGCTTCTTGCCGGCAAGGTTGGTGATCAACAGCTTGGCCGTCGCCGCAAGGATGGCAACATCCAGCATCATCCGGGCTGGGATTTCGCGGTCAACGCTCCGAAATCGGTCTCGATCATGGCGCTCGTGGCAGGCGATGATCGTATCGTACAGGCGCATGAGCGGGCGGTCGGGGTCGCGCTCTCCTACCTCGAAGAGCATGCCACAATGCGGCATCGCGTCGATAGAGAGGTTGTCGAGAAGACGACCGGGCGCCTGATCTACGCTCGTTTCACGGAACATGCGTCGCGCGAGCTCGATCCTCATCTTCACACCCATGTCGTCGTCATGAACATCACCGATGAACGTGATGGCGCAAAGAAGGTCAGCCTCGAGACGCGCGCCATGTTCGCCGAGCAGATGGCAGCGGGACAGGTCTATCGGAACGAACTGGCGCACCTTCTCAAGGAGCTTGGTTATGAGGTCGAGTTCGATCCCCGGCGCGGCCTCTTCGAAATCAAGGGCGTTCCCAGGGATCTGATCACCGAGATGTCCCAGCGCGCCGAGCAGATCGAAGCTCATGCGAAGGAACATGGTCTGACCGGGCAGGCGGCGCGGCAGCAGGCCTTCTACGTTACCCGCGGTCCAAAGCAGAAGGTGTCGCTCGAAGACCTGCACCTGCGATGGGATGGTCGACTTGGCCAACATGCCGAGGCGGTGAATGAGACTCGCGCGAGCGCCGACCGAGCCGGCCAGCGGAAGATCGAAGTCGAGCTCGCGACCGCTGCACGCGCAATGCTCTTCGGCCTTCGCCAGTCTGAAGGCAAGGAAGCGGTCAACAATCTCGGGCGACTGTTGCAGACCGCATTGGCCTCGCATGTCGGGGAGGTTCGCCTCTCGGACATCCGACCCGTCGTCGAGGAACATCAGGCGCGGGCCAAGCTCCTGGAAACCCGGCATCGCACTGGTGACGAAATCCACACGCGCGGCCGAACCACACGGAAGACGGCCCGCCTGGAAATGGCATTGTCGGACCATCTGGCGCTCGCCCTAAACGACGCGCGGCCACTCGCATCCGTCGAGGCGCTCCGCGACGCCGGGATTGCCCACAATCTCTTGTCAGAGCAGAGAACGGCGCTTCTCCATATCGGCACGACCGACCATCGGGTTGTTGCCGTGCACGGTGTGGCCGGCTCCGGAAAGTCGACCATCATCGGCGCATTACGCGAAGCCGTAGGGGAGAGTGCCACCCTGATAGCATTGGCTCCCACCTCATCGGCTGCCGGTGAATTGGGTCAAAAAGCCAATATCGAATCGCGCACGGTGGCGAGTCTGCTCGCCACCGGCGGGGCGAGGCTCGACGACAGCCATGTCCTCTTGATCGACGAAGCCGGGCAGCTCGGTAACCGCCAGGCGATCCGTCTACTCGAGATCAGCCGGACCACCGGCGCGCGTATCATCCTGCTCGGTGACACCCGTCAGACAGGAGCAATCGAGCAGGGCAAACCCTTCTGGCTGATGATGCGATTGGGTATGCCCAGGGCGGAGCTGAAGGATCCAATCCGCCAGCAAGACGACAAGATCATGCAGGCCGTCCGGCTGGCCCGTCTCCAGAATTATGACGGTTCGATCGGGGCCCTGGACAAGGTCATTAGCGGCGAAACCAGCGAGAAGCTTGCGGAGTCTCTGGTCGCTGATTGGACGCGCCTGACGCCCGAGGGACGGGCGAAGACCAACATCCTGGTGCTGGAGAATGCCACCCGCCTGATCGTCAACACCAAGGTCCGCGAAGCTCTAAAAACCGAGGACGCCATCGCGGCCGAAGAGACTCGGCTTTCAATCCTGTCACCCTCCGGCATGTCCGACCAGGAGAAGCATTTCGCGCGCTTCTATTCCCGAGGACAGGTCGTGGTGTTCTCCCGCGACAATGTTGGGCTCGGGATCGCCCGGGATGCCGAATACAAGGTGATTGGGGTCGGGCGGGATGCTCGCGGACGCCAGACAGTCAATCTGGTCGATGAGCATGGCCGAAGCATCCATTGGGACCCCCGGCTAGGGCGGGCCTCCCAGATCAATGTGTTCAGGGAAGAAGCGCGCGTTCTTGCCGCCGGCGATCGGATCCAGTGGCGTCTGGTCAACAAGGATCTGGATCTCAAAAATGCCGAGCGCGGCACCGTCGAGCGACTCGACGGTACCCTCGCGACAATCCGCTGGGATCGAGACGGCAGGAACCAGGAGATCGATCTGTCTCAGCACAAGAACTGGGACCATGGTTACGGCGAAACCGTTTATTCCGCGCAGTCCAAGACCTACGATCGGGTCTACGTCCTTGCGCCGGTGAATTCGCCGCTCGTCACTGGCCAGAACTATTACACCGCCATCACCCGCGCGAGGTTCGGCGCGAAGCTTTGGACAGAGGACCGGAAGCGGCTGGTCGAAAAGCTGAAACAGCGCTCGGGCGAGAAGACCTCTTCGCTCCAGGGTCTGGGACGGATCGAACGGGACAGCGTCAGGGGCCGGACGGCCCGCCACGGGGAACGCTGGGATCGGCTCCGAGCCGAGCAGCGTACCGATCGCGAGGCCCGCGAGGCCCGCGAGGATCGGTCCGCGGCGCAACGAGAACCCTCGGAAATCTCTCGTCCGAGGGGGATAGCCAAACGCATCGCCAGCCGTGCTCAGTCCGCAGCGACCATTCTGGATCGATGGATTGTCTCGCTGCTCGACCGAAGTCCCGCCCAAGCAGAGGATCACGAAGACGGGCGGTCCGCTACGACCGCGCCGCGACCGGCTCCTGAATCTGCCCACGCGCCCTCCCAGGATCACGACGCCGGCCATGATCGCTAA
- a CDS encoding type IV secretion system DNA-binding domain-containing protein: MSIFRHDTLGSWTRGGQAIVHNVRMTTQVFYQTFLAGLVIWIGGIIWYALEKSSEYERFVLVKLGQAAFMGDTVPGNATPILFKTPAGKQYWTTPKGLLDSGVAHKTLAAFETYLLHGAALSGLFALAMLFWAWFYFTRTGRGLGSNQFLRGARFGTVRQVRRALWRYARGSFEIGGVNVPDAFEPEHILICGAPGTGKTNIIVKMLDGIRKRKRRAIVYDTAGTFVEKFYRPGIDVLLNPLDARADCWSPWVDVPRDYHYDQIAESTIPDKTGDPFWAKAARGTLVAVLRKLARQERTLVSILLDTLLRSKLKDLAAFAAGTDAAAFISTEGERTSAGIQAELASVMRSFSYLDDTADGFSIRDWVANERDDSWLFITVKADQLPSLRPLITVWLDIAISAIMSMTADRSRRLYCVIDELPTLQRLPSLGDFLARARKYGGCGILGFQSYPQLEATYGIQDAAAITGYCSTWVALRANDTPTAKHVSENLGQVEQVEANEGMSYGVNDMRDGVNLSRMQVTRPLVMHTEVTNLPNLVGYLRFGRSLPVVRFEDSYHKVASVADAFEERGAPPIRLAVAVPPAPPISVTPPPPAKPRAGTQKRRRPDPKAHEAELPLPPPPEETGTSDGAPSAGPMSPSHPNGDNEPAPTSPPLELFGKPAGFRLSQHGRHDGARNTARPA, encoded by the coding sequence ATGAGCATCTTCCGCCACGACACGCTGGGCTCCTGGACCCGCGGCGGGCAAGCCATCGTCCACAACGTCCGGATGACCACCCAGGTCTTCTACCAGACCTTCCTTGCAGGACTGGTCATCTGGATCGGTGGGATCATCTGGTACGCGCTTGAGAAATCCTCAGAGTATGAGCGCTTCGTTCTGGTGAAGCTCGGCCAGGCGGCCTTCATGGGGGACACTGTTCCCGGCAACGCGACCCCGATCCTCTTCAAGACTCCGGCGGGCAAGCAGTATTGGACGACGCCGAAGGGCTTGCTCGACTCCGGTGTTGCCCACAAGACGCTCGCTGCCTTCGAGACCTACCTGCTACACGGTGCAGCGCTCTCCGGGCTTTTCGCCCTCGCCATGCTCTTCTGGGCCTGGTTCTATTTCACCCGAACGGGGAGAGGGCTTGGCTCCAACCAGTTCCTGCGCGGCGCGCGCTTTGGAACCGTTCGGCAGGTTCGCCGCGCGCTCTGGCGCTACGCCAGGGGCAGCTTCGAAATCGGCGGCGTCAACGTGCCCGACGCCTTCGAACCGGAGCACATTCTCATCTGCGGCGCTCCGGGCACCGGCAAGACCAACATCATCGTCAAGATGCTCGACGGCATCCGCAAGCGGAAGCGCCGCGCCATCGTCTATGACACTGCCGGAACCTTCGTCGAGAAATTCTACCGGCCCGGTATCGACGTGCTGTTGAACCCGCTCGACGCCCGGGCGGATTGCTGGTCGCCCTGGGTCGATGTTCCTCGCGACTATCACTACGACCAGATCGCCGAGTCCACGATCCCGGACAAGACTGGCGATCCCTTCTGGGCAAAGGCCGCGCGCGGGACTCTGGTCGCCGTCCTGCGGAAGTTGGCGCGCCAGGAACGGACTCTCGTCTCGATCCTGCTCGACACGCTGCTGCGCTCCAAGCTGAAGGACCTCGCTGCTTTCGCCGCCGGCACCGATGCGGCGGCGTTCATCTCGACCGAAGGCGAGCGTACCAGCGCCGGCATCCAGGCCGAGCTCGCCTCCGTCATGCGCAGCTTCTCCTATCTCGACGATACCGCCGACGGCTTCTCGATCCGCGACTGGGTTGCCAACGAAAGGGACGACAGCTGGCTCTTCATCACCGTGAAGGCGGACCAGCTTCCCTCGCTCCGCCCCCTGATCACGGTGTGGCTCGACATCGCGATCAGCGCGATCATGAGTATGACAGCCGATCGCAGCCGCCGCCTCTATTGCGTCATCGACGAGTTGCCGACGCTCCAGCGTCTGCCCTCGCTCGGCGACTTCCTTGCCCGCGCCCGGAAATACGGCGGCTGCGGCATCCTCGGTTTTCAGAGCTACCCTCAGCTCGAGGCGACTTACGGCATCCAGGACGCCGCAGCGATCACCGGCTACTGCTCGACGTGGGTGGCGCTCAGAGCCAACGACACCCCGACCGCAAAGCATGTCAGCGAGAACCTCGGCCAGGTCGAGCAGGTCGAGGCAAACGAAGGCATGTCCTATGGCGTGAACGACATGCGCGACGGTGTGAACCTCTCGCGCATGCAGGTGACGCGGCCCCTGGTCATGCACACCGAGGTCACCAACCTGCCCAATCTGGTGGGCTATCTGCGCTTCGGACGCAGCCTGCCGGTGGTCCGGTTCGAGGACAGCTACCATAAGGTCGCTTCTGTCGCCGATGCGTTCGAGGAGCGCGGAGCACCGCCCATTCGGCTGGCGGTCGCGGTCCCACCGGCGCCGCCTATTTCGGTTACGCCGCCGCCTCCGGCTAAGCCGAGGGCGGGCACCCAGAAGCGACGCCGGCCCGATCCAAAGGCGCACGAGGCCGAGCTGCCACTTCCTCCGCCACCAGAAGAGACAGGAACATCGGATGGCGCCCCAAGTGCTGGTCCGATGTCGCCGTCCCATCCGAACGGGGACAACGAACCGGCACCCACTTCACCCCCGCTTGAGCTGTTCGGCAAGCCCGCGGGATTTCGCCTCAGCCAGCACGGCCGCCATGACGGCGCCCGCAACACAGCGAGGCCGGCATGA
- a CDS encoding DUF2493 domain-containing protein, with protein MSKPTALRSVSNFADLPELYAELTATPDFVASFGDPLPLTIIDAGEEPAEHTMPNPLAAQAECGGIIAAIFDLLDDTRLDPLAPELAWGFVNSFHFVANKLESREDRLADTIRDMARRLEPGEVFNKELEDTQLECQSVAEQRAAMEAMRDYAAAMFRAYAGRPWSPAKGSRASHVTTASQISALDFLRARSERRRDRYDPQGPVVVVSGPQDWHDWRVIWNRLDQIRARIPHMVLVTTGQRAGVDAAAAAWAAQRGAVCIAFGLYGRGKGKGFKRNRDIAELMPVEALLCEGSGIQSSLYDLLNPEKGHRVPTHVFMRTDQEPDVPIKRKRRVIAA; from the coding sequence ATGAGCAAGCCAACGGCCTTGCGCAGCGTTAGCAACTTTGCCGACCTGCCGGAACTCTATGCCGAACTCACCGCAACCCCCGATTTCGTGGCGTCGTTCGGCGATCCCTTGCCTCTTACCATTATCGACGCGGGCGAGGAACCCGCCGAACACACCATGCCCAACCCGCTCGCGGCGCAGGCGGAATGCGGCGGGATCATCGCCGCCATTTTCGACCTGCTGGACGATACGCGATTGGACCCGCTTGCGCCGGAACTCGCATGGGGCTTCGTCAACAGCTTTCACTTCGTCGCGAACAAGCTGGAAAGCCGGGAGGACAGGCTGGCCGATACGATCCGCGACATGGCCCGCCGTCTGGAACCGGGCGAGGTGTTCAACAAGGAATTGGAAGACACCCAGCTTGAATGCCAGTCGGTCGCCGAACAGCGCGCGGCAATGGAAGCCATGCGCGACTATGCCGCCGCCATGTTTCGCGCCTATGCCGGTCGCCCTTGGTCTCCGGCCAAAGGCTCGCGCGCATCCCATGTCACCACCGCCAGCCAGATTTCCGCGCTCGACTTCCTGCGCGCACGATCCGAGCGGCGGCGCGATCGCTACGACCCGCAAGGCCCCGTCGTCGTCGTTTCCGGCCCGCAGGACTGGCACGACTGGCGCGTCATCTGGAACAGGCTCGACCAGATCAGGGCGCGCATCCCGCACATGGTGCTTGTCACCACCGGGCAGCGCGCCGGTGTGGACGCCGCCGCCGCCGCATGGGCAGCGCAGCGCGGTGCCGTCTGTATCGCGTTCGGCCTCTATGGACGCGGCAAGGGCAAGGGCTTCAAGCGCAACCGCGACATTGCCGAGCTTATGCCGGTCGAGGCGCTGCTGTGCGAAGGTTCCGGCATCCAGTCGAGCCTCTATGACCTGCTCAACCCGGAGAAGGGCCACCGCGTGCCCACGCATGTTTTCATGAGGACCGATCAGGAACCCGATGTGCCGATCAAGCGCAAGCGCCGCGTCATAGCGGCCTGA
- a CDS encoding DUF736 domain-containing protein, with translation MKIGSFKFDERASDIIGKIATREMRFPYLIMRRVEDRQSDSAPVYEIYETNRAGDEIQIGVVWERKMRSNDEVFLSGMVDDPSFREPLPIALFGDETNGFDVQWRREREREAQGGGFGGRSNGGQRQGGFGGRSGGGFSGGSTAGAGGEYTGGGRGLDDEVPF, from the coding sequence ATGAAGATCGGTAGCTTCAAATTCGACGAGCGCGCCAGCGACATTATCGGCAAGATCGCCACTCGCGAGATGCGCTTTCCCTACCTCATCATGCGCCGTGTCGAGGATCGACAGAGCGACAGCGCCCCCGTCTATGAAATCTACGAGACGAACCGCGCGGGCGACGAAATCCAGATCGGTGTCGTCTGGGAACGCAAGATGCGCTCCAATGACGAGGTGTTCCTGTCCGGCATGGTCGACGATCCGAGTTTCCGCGAGCCGCTCCCCATCGCCTTGTTCGGGGACGAAACGAACGGCTTCGATGTCCAGTGGCGGCGCGAACGCGAGCGCGAGGCGCAGGGCGGCGGCTTCGGCGGGCGCTCCAATGGCGGACAACGACAGGGCGGTTTCGGAGGCCGGTCAGGTGGCGGTTTCTCCGGCGGCAGCACCGCAGGGGCAGGCGGCGAATATACCGGAGGCGGACGCGGCCTTGACGATGAGGTGCCCTTCTAA